A genomic stretch from Marinimicrobium sp. C6131 includes:
- the nagK gene encoding N-acetylglucosamine kinase, with protein MVSAPTNEHYYLGIDGGGSKCKASIADASGRVLGSALAGPANPLHGVEQTLQSIESAARRALKEAGLPAQTLGRLVAGAGLAGVNLPSLYRVISDWPHPFAELHLTTDLRIALLGAHQQDEGAVIVTGTGSCGYVRTAGVDHLLGGHGFPYGDQGSGAWMGLEAIKTVLLASDDLGPKTRLIESVAELLQARGLAIVERMSGKPSSDYARLAPLVFDAAEAGDPVALDILRDGARYISAMARKLLAYQPPRLSLIGGMAERLETWLDRDVAERLSRPLGPPEAGALLFARQQSALANTA; from the coding sequence ATGGTCAGTGCCCCAACCAATGAGCACTACTATCTGGGAATTGATGGTGGCGGGAGTAAATGCAAAGCCAGCATTGCCGATGCCAGTGGGCGCGTGCTCGGCAGCGCTCTGGCGGGGCCGGCCAACCCCTTGCACGGTGTTGAGCAGACACTGCAGTCTATTGAAAGTGCGGCGCGCCGCGCATTGAAAGAGGCCGGGTTACCGGCACAAACACTCGGCCGGCTGGTGGCGGGAGCGGGGCTGGCGGGAGTGAATCTGCCCAGCCTGTATCGGGTCATCAGTGACTGGCCCCATCCGTTTGCGGAACTGCATCTGACCACGGATTTGCGCATTGCGCTTCTCGGTGCCCATCAGCAAGACGAGGGGGCGGTTATTGTCACCGGGACCGGCTCCTGCGGTTATGTCCGGACCGCGGGTGTGGATCATCTGCTGGGGGGGCACGGGTTTCCCTATGGCGATCAGGGTAGCGGCGCCTGGATGGGACTGGAAGCGATCAAGACGGTCCTGCTGGCCTCGGATGATCTCGGACCAAAAACCCGGTTGATCGAGAGTGTGGCTGAGCTACTGCAGGCGCGTGGCCTGGCGATTGTCGAACGGATGTCGGGCAAGCCGTCGAGTGATTACGCTCGCCTGGCACCGCTGGTATTTGACGCCGCCGAGGCCGGCGATCCGGTGGCGCTGGACATTCTTCGCGACGGAGCACGCTACATCAGTGCCATGGCGCGCAAGCTGCTGGCTTACCAGCCACCGCGGCTGTCACTGATCGGGGGAATGGCCGAGCGCCTGGAGACCTGGCTGGATCGGGATGTGGCCGAGCGGTTGTCCCGGCCTCTCGGGCCACCGGAAGCCGGAGCGCTGTTGTTCGCGCGCCAGCAGAGCGCATTGGCCAATACCGCCTGA
- a CDS encoding sugar MFS transporter: protein MREAAMTTDTTARAPATSSALIPMTIIGVLFFVFGFVTWLNGALIPFLKIVCELNEFQALFVTFAFYIAYTVMALPAALVLRRTGYKTGMVIGLAVMAVGSLVFIPAAQSSHYVVFLLALFILGTGLTLLQTAANPYIVCIGPRESAAMRMSIMGLLNKAAGVVAPVVFTLWVLTGMDQFDEDVLLALSAEARAERLAELSNRLVVPYLYMAGALLALMLFVQFSSLPELNVDAESDDEAGDKLGILNHPQAILGAIALFMYVGVEVIAGDTIGLYGRRMDVAHFGSLTAYTMTFMVIGYVVGVLCIPRFLSQARALAGSAIFGVLFTVGVLTGSGDSDWIASVLFGWLGIPTVPNTVMFLALLGLANALCWPAIWPLSLADLGKYTSVGSALLIMGIAGGAVIPLLYGHFAETTSNQAAYWVMLPCYAYILFYALKGHKLRHWKS from the coding sequence ATTCGCGAGGCTGCTATGACCACCGACACCACTGCCCGGGCTCCGGCCACTTCCAGCGCACTCATTCCGATGACCATTATCGGTGTGCTGTTTTTTGTGTTTGGCTTTGTGACCTGGCTGAACGGCGCACTGATTCCCTTTCTGAAAATCGTCTGTGAGCTCAATGAGTTTCAGGCGCTGTTCGTCACCTTCGCGTTTTACATCGCCTATACCGTCATGGCACTGCCTGCAGCGCTGGTGTTGCGCCGCACCGGGTACAAGACCGGGATGGTCATTGGCCTGGCGGTGATGGCGGTGGGGTCGCTGGTGTTCATTCCCGCTGCCCAGTCCAGTCACTATGTCGTGTTTCTATTGGCGCTGTTTATTCTCGGTACCGGGTTGACCTTATTGCAGACCGCCGCCAATCCCTACATCGTGTGTATTGGTCCGCGCGAGAGTGCCGCCATGCGGATGAGCATCATGGGGCTGTTGAACAAGGCCGCCGGGGTGGTGGCTCCCGTGGTGTTTACGCTCTGGGTGCTGACCGGCATGGACCAGTTCGACGAGGATGTGCTGTTGGCGCTGAGCGCCGAGGCGCGCGCGGAGCGGTTGGCGGAGCTGTCCAATCGCCTCGTGGTGCCCTATCTGTACATGGCCGGGGCGCTACTGGCCCTGATGCTGTTTGTACAGTTCTCATCCCTGCCGGAGTTGAACGTCGACGCCGAAAGTGACGACGAAGCGGGGGATAAGCTGGGCATCCTCAATCATCCCCAGGCAATTCTGGGAGCGATCGCGCTGTTCATGTACGTCGGGGTGGAAGTGATCGCCGGCGATACGATCGGGCTCTATGGGCGGCGAATGGATGTGGCCCACTTCGGTTCACTGACGGCCTACACCATGACGTTTATGGTCATCGGGTATGTGGTCGGCGTGCTGTGCATTCCCCGTTTTCTCAGCCAGGCGAGGGCGCTGGCCGGGTCTGCCATTTTCGGTGTGCTGTTCACGGTGGGGGTATTGACCGGGTCCGGCGATAGCGACTGGATTGCTTCTGTTCTGTTTGGCTGGCTGGGCATTCCCACGGTGCCCAACACGGTCATGTTCCTGGCGCTGCTGGGGTTGGCCAATGCCTTGTGCTGGCCGGCGATCTGGCCCCTGTCGCTGGCGGATCTGGGTAAATACACCAGTGTCGGCTCGGCGCTGCTGATCATGGGAATTGCCGGCGGGGCGGTGATCCCGCTGTTGTATGGCCACTTTGCGGAAACCACCAGTAATCAGGCGGCCTACTGGGTGATGCTCCCCTGCTACGCCTACATTCTGTTTTATGCCCTGAAAGGGCACA
- the ltrA gene encoding group II intron reverse transcriptase/maturase, giving the protein MRRYYSLYGHLLSKQRLYEAFRHVKRNKGAAGIDGQSLSAFEANLEVELSCLLLELKEKRYRARPVRRVVIAKEDGGERLLGIPTVRDRVVQQALRGIIEPIFEPDFHPSSYGYRPGRRAHHAIGKAELFVRRYRREWVVDMDLSKCFDTLNHDLIIRRFRRRITDGSVLSLLRQFLESGVMVGHHLEETTLGSPQGGVISPLIANVYLDAFDQFMKARGHRIVRYADDILILCGSRAGAENALRVAQGYLEGELKLRVNATKTHIAHSDEGVKFLGVVIHTKYTRIQDKKVVKLKQTLKALTKRNRGIGLMQIIRELNPVLRGFAGYFRVANCARVLKQVMRWLRRRLRCIQLTQWKKPSRLHRRLKQLGYRPPFKSIKMRSWRNAASPLAHHAIPNAYLHDELRLVDLTKVRTGITVPELGVS; this is encoded by the coding sequence ATGAGGAGATACTACAGTCTGTACGGGCACCTGCTGTCAAAGCAGCGTCTGTATGAAGCCTTCAGACACGTCAAACGCAACAAAGGTGCGGCCGGAATCGATGGGCAGAGCCTGAGTGCGTTCGAGGCGAATCTGGAGGTGGAGCTGTCGTGCCTGCTACTCGAGCTGAAGGAGAAGCGCTATCGGGCGCGACCGGTCAGACGTGTGGTCATTGCCAAGGAGGATGGCGGTGAGCGTCTGCTGGGCATTCCGACGGTTCGGGACCGGGTAGTGCAACAGGCGTTGCGCGGCATCATAGAACCGATCTTCGAGCCGGACTTCCACCCGTCGAGTTACGGGTATCGTCCGGGACGCCGTGCTCACCACGCCATTGGCAAGGCGGAGTTGTTCGTCCGCCGCTATCGGCGCGAATGGGTCGTGGACATGGACCTGTCGAAATGCTTCGACACCCTCAATCACGACCTGATCATCCGCCGGTTCCGCCGACGGATCACGGACGGCAGTGTTCTGTCACTGCTGCGCCAGTTTCTGGAAAGCGGAGTCATGGTGGGGCACCACCTCGAAGAGACGACGTTGGGCAGCCCGCAGGGCGGCGTGATCAGTCCATTGATTGCAAACGTCTATCTGGACGCCTTCGACCAGTTCATGAAAGCGCGGGGTCACCGCATCGTCCGCTACGCGGACGACATCTTGATCCTGTGCGGCTCACGAGCGGGTGCGGAGAATGCGTTACGGGTGGCCCAAGGGTATCTGGAAGGAGAGCTGAAGCTGAGGGTGAATGCCACCAAGACCCACATCGCCCACAGCGATGAGGGGGTGAAGTTCCTGGGTGTGGTGATCCACACTAAGTACACCCGCATCCAGGACAAGAAGGTGGTGAAACTCAAGCAGACGCTCAAAGCGCTGACCAAGCGAAACCGTGGAATCGGACTTATGCAGATCATCCGCGAGTTGAATCCGGTGCTGCGGGGCTTTGCCGGCTACTTCCGGGTAGCGAACTGCGCTCGGGTTCTGAAGCAGGTGATGAGATGGCTGAGGCGTCGTCTACGCTGCATCCAGCTCACCCAGTGGAAGAAACCGAGCCGGCTACATCGGAGGCTGAAACAGCTGGGCTACCGCCCGCCGTTCAAGTCCATCAAGATGCGTAGCTGGCGCAACGCGGCGTCGCCGCTGGCGCATCATGCGATCCCCAATGCCTACCTGCACGATGAACTGAGGTTGGTAGACCTGACCAAGGTTCGAACCGGCATCACTGTCCCCGAGCTCGGGGTAAGTTAA
- a CDS encoding DUF3014 domain-containing protein, translated as MANEEHSTPESQPANRRPTATIALVVIVVVVIVALSLYLFGRDDEPEPAPEPTPPVQQPEPEPEPEPEPAPEPEPEPEPEPEPQPEPLPELDQSDEPALNELEEATGNDDVERLLVNEELIRKVVRAAAAARDGKVVHEYRPVVSPPPPLAVAKVGEARTDAEQEYRLLDENFRRYDPYVALLTESDPEQLAGWYQRYRPLLEEAFDEHGVNNGSFHEVVLDTIDELLEAPEPPSDIRLHRPKVFYEYRDPELEALSDLQKLMIRMGPEHHRAVKQALRALRDELEALPEAE; from the coding sequence ATGGCGAACGAAGAGCATTCAACCCCGGAGTCACAACCGGCCAACCGAAGGCCCACCGCGACGATTGCCCTGGTCGTTATTGTCGTGGTGGTGATTGTGGCACTGAGCCTATACCTGTTTGGTCGGGACGATGAGCCGGAGCCGGCGCCGGAGCCCACACCGCCGGTACAGCAACCCGAGCCGGAACCTGAGCCTGAGCCCGAACCCGCGCCAGAGCCCGAGCCGGAACCGGAACCCGAGCCAGAACCCCAGCCCGAACCACTGCCGGAGCTGGACCAGAGCGATGAGCCAGCGCTCAATGAGCTGGAGGAGGCAACCGGCAATGACGATGTCGAGCGCCTGCTGGTCAACGAAGAGCTGATTCGTAAGGTGGTGCGCGCGGCGGCCGCCGCCCGTGATGGTAAAGTGGTCCATGAATATCGGCCGGTCGTGTCGCCGCCGCCACCACTGGCCGTGGCGAAGGTCGGCGAAGCCCGAACCGATGCTGAGCAGGAGTATCGGCTACTGGATGAGAACTTCCGGCGCTATGATCCCTACGTCGCCCTGTTGACCGAGAGCGATCCCGAGCAGTTGGCGGGTTGGTACCAGCGCTACCGTCCCCTGCTGGAGGAGGCTTTTGATGAACATGGCGTCAACAATGGGTCCTTCCACGAGGTGGTGCTCGATACCATCGATGAGCTGCTTGAGGCGCCGGAACCACCCAGTGACATTCGCCTGCACCGACCCAAAGTGTTTTACGAGTACCGGGATCCAGAACTGGAAGCCTTATCGGACTTGCAGAAGCTGATGATTCGCATGGGGCCCGAGCACCACCGTGCCGTCAAACAGGCCCTGAGGGCGCTGCGCGACGAGCTGGAGGCGCTGCCGGAGGCTGAATGA
- a CDS encoding efflux RND transporter periplasmic adaptor subunit, which translates to MMYPTSRPSAGLLRRGLALSALALLVSACSSEQGGQQERPPSPVTTTEVQAQAAQHQVEYPGRVRGATEVSVRARVSGILESRNYEEGTAVEAGQTLFQIEPDTYQDAVKAAEAELASAEAQQLRAEREWERVKGLFERNAVSERERDQARADSRAADARLEAAESALSNARRQLRYSRVEAPVSGLTSMEALTEGNLVEAGTVLTHIVQHDPVHIYFALPEEDATAQRVAREALRNDDSEREARLVLPDGSEYARAGQVDFADRRIDPMTGSVQMRAVFPNPDSELIPGQFVRIRLALADYDNAILVDPTAVGQGPEGPQVFTIGEDNTASAQAVKLGPVIDGRQLILEGLEAGSQLVINGQVALRDGAAVQVTNADQNASDQEG; encoded by the coding sequence ATGATGTACCCCACTTCCCGTCCATCCGCCGGATTACTGCGCCGGGGCCTGGCCCTGTCCGCGCTTGCCCTGCTGGTCAGTGCCTGTAGCTCCGAACAGGGCGGCCAGCAAGAGCGGCCACCGTCACCGGTGACCACCACCGAAGTGCAGGCGCAAGCCGCGCAACATCAGGTGGAGTACCCGGGCCGGGTACGCGGCGCCACCGAAGTGAGTGTGCGCGCCCGGGTGTCCGGTATTCTGGAGTCGCGCAATTATGAAGAAGGCACGGCGGTGGAAGCCGGGCAGACGCTGTTTCAGATCGAGCCCGACACCTACCAGGACGCGGTAAAAGCCGCCGAAGCCGAGCTGGCCAGTGCCGAGGCTCAGCAACTGCGTGCCGAGCGCGAATGGGAGCGGGTGAAAGGTCTGTTCGAGCGCAATGCGGTCAGTGAGCGCGAGCGCGATCAGGCCCGCGCCGACAGCCGCGCCGCCGATGCCCGCCTGGAGGCGGCCGAGTCCGCCCTGAGCAATGCCCGTCGCCAGTTGCGCTACTCGCGGGTAGAAGCGCCGGTGTCAGGGCTGACCAGTATGGAGGCGCTCACCGAGGGCAACCTGGTAGAGGCCGGCACCGTTCTGACCCATATCGTTCAGCACGATCCGGTGCACATTTATTTCGCCCTGCCCGAGGAAGACGCCACCGCCCAGCGCGTCGCTCGTGAAGCGCTCCGGAACGACGATTCCGAGCGAGAGGCCCGCCTGGTGCTGCCCGACGGCAGTGAGTATGCCCGCGCCGGCCAGGTGGATTTTGCCGATCGTCGCATCGACCCGATGACCGGTAGCGTGCAGATGCGTGCGGTTTTCCCCAACCCGGACAGCGAGCTGATTCCCGGCCAGTTTGTGCGCATTCGCCTGGCTCTGGCGGACTACGACAACGCCATCCTGGTGGACCCCACCGCCGTGGGCCAGGGCCCGGAAGGCCCTCAAGTGTTCACCATCGGTGAAGACAACACCGCCTCCGCCCAGGCCGTGAAGCTCGGCCCGGTGATCGACGGTCGCCAGCTCATTCTTGAAGGGCTCGAGGCCGGCAGCCAGTTGGTGATCAATGGTCAGGTGGCGCTGAGAGACGGCGCCGCCGTGCAAGTCACCAACGCCGACCAAAATGCCAGCGACCAGGAGGGTTAA
- a CDS encoding TetR/AcrR family transcriptional regulator: MTEPEKPKRVHKSAEQRREEILTVATHIFAERGYQVADMQAVADAAGVGKGTVYRYFPTKEALFTEALRFNLETLKASIEHAREQPEDPLEQLREGMRAYLLYFEKNPDLIELFIQERAEFRSECQNSLYFSYMLAGREDWVAMFGRIAERHPVRDIDAQEWMEVCGDMMHGAVVLSHTPLPRRPLSERFDRIFDIYLHGILKH, from the coding sequence ATGACCGAACCGGAAAAGCCCAAACGCGTGCACAAATCCGCCGAGCAGCGGCGCGAAGAAATTCTGACCGTGGCCACCCATATTTTTGCCGAGCGGGGCTATCAGGTGGCGGATATGCAGGCCGTGGCGGATGCCGCCGGGGTCGGGAAAGGTACGGTCTACCGTTACTTCCCCACCAAGGAGGCGCTGTTTACCGAGGCCCTGCGCTTTAATCTGGAGACTCTCAAGGCCTCCATTGAGCATGCTCGCGAGCAACCCGAGGACCCGCTGGAGCAGCTGCGCGAAGGCATGCGCGCCTACCTGCTGTACTTCGAGAAAAATCCGGACCTGATTGAGCTGTTCATTCAGGAGCGGGCGGAATTTCGCAGCGAATGCCAGAACTCCCTGTACTTCTCCTACATGCTCGCCGGGCGCGAGGACTGGGTCGCCATGTTCGGGCGCATCGCCGAGCGCCACCCGGTGCGCGATATCGACGCCCAGGAGTGGATGGAGGTGTGCGGGGACATGATGCACGGAGCGGTGGTGCTCAGCCACACGCCCCTGCCCCGTCGACCGCTCAGTGAGCGCTTTGACCGGATTTTCGATATCTACCTGCACGGCATTCTCAAGCACTGA